A single window of Bordetella genomosp. 11 DNA harbors:
- a CDS encoding ornithine cyclodeaminase family protein — MNAEPVWITESQVTSLLTLAEAIPALEGGLCLHARGEAASMPKTMLQFGHNNLHALGARLGDYVGTKTWAHTEGGTCPLLLLWHAADGQLAAVIEAFALGNLRTGGTTGLATDWLARPGARVLAMAGTGKQALSQVAAVLAVRDIHEVRVYSPTPARREEFAARIEKEFADRAVGARACASMAAACDGADIVTLATRAREPFLAAGMLAAGSHLNAIGAIAPDREEFHQDVFDRATVVAVDDPSSARTLSREFRTRYGENWSGVQTLSDRILRGERRPGDADTTVFKAMGMGISDVALGAEVLRRARQQGMGRPMPAPVRSKPRFFAAAPAPRAS, encoded by the coding sequence ATGAACGCAGAACCCGTCTGGATCACCGAATCGCAGGTTACCTCGCTGCTGACGCTGGCCGAAGCCATTCCCGCGCTCGAGGGCGGCCTGTGCCTGCACGCGCGCGGCGAGGCGGCCAGCATGCCGAAGACCATGCTCCAGTTCGGCCACAACAATCTGCATGCGCTGGGCGCCCGCCTGGGCGACTATGTCGGCACCAAGACGTGGGCGCATACCGAGGGCGGCACTTGCCCGCTGCTGTTGCTGTGGCATGCGGCGGACGGCCAATTGGCCGCCGTGATCGAAGCCTTCGCGCTGGGCAATCTGCGTACCGGCGGCACGACCGGCCTGGCTACCGACTGGCTGGCGCGCCCCGGCGCGCGGGTGCTGGCCATGGCCGGCACCGGCAAGCAGGCGCTGTCGCAAGTGGCCGCGGTGCTGGCGGTGCGCGATATCCACGAGGTGCGTGTCTACAGCCCCACCCCCGCCAGACGCGAGGAATTCGCCGCCCGCATCGAAAAGGAATTCGCCGATCGCGCGGTAGGCGCGCGGGCTTGCGCCAGCATGGCCGCGGCCTGCGACGGCGCCGACATCGTCACGCTGGCCACGCGCGCGCGCGAACCGTTCCTGGCGGCGGGCATGCTGGCGGCCGGAAGCCACCTGAATGCCATCGGCGCCATCGCGCCGGACCGCGAAGAATTCCACCAGGATGTCTTCGACCGCGCCACCGTGGTGGCGGTGGACGATCCCTCCAGCGCGCGCACGCTGTCGCGTGAATTTCGCACGCGCTACGGCGAGAACTGGAGCGGCGTGCAGACACTCTCCGACCGCATTCTGCGCGGCGAGCGCCGCCCCGGCGACGCCGACACGACCGTATTCAAGGCCATGGGCATGGGTATTTCCGATGTCGCCCTCGGCGCGGAAGTGCTGCGCCGCGCGCGGCAGCAGGGCATGGGCCGCCCCATGCCGGCCCCGGTACGGAGCAAGCCCAGGTTCTTCGCGGCCGCGCCGGCCCCGCGGGCGAGCTGA
- a CDS encoding Bug family tripartite tricarboxylate transporter substrate binding protein, producing the protein MFNRHALASKPGRWSAALALMVALAGTCHAAYPEHPVTLVSAFPPGGSTDVIGRMLSPKLGEIFKQTFIVENRAGASGNIASEYVVRSAPTGEVILIGNNTMTVNAALGVKQNFDLLKDLTPIAAIAETPVALAVNSKLPVHSVQELIAYGKAHPGTLSFSSCGTGTAQHFAGVEFAHRAGIDMVHVPYKGCAPALTDGLGGQVPVMFNAISNIDPQLKSGKIRLLAVATRNRVPFHPDVPAIAEMPGFQDYDFAVWLGFFVTAKTPQPIVDKLRTEILALARGKETRDALAQRLFVPMDMDGPQLKQQIAQELVKWKKLADEYHITID; encoded by the coding sequence ATGTTCAACCGCCACGCCCTCGCGTCGAAGCCCGGCCGCTGGAGCGCCGCGCTGGCCTTGATGGTGGCCCTGGCCGGCACCTGCCACGCCGCTTATCCCGAGCATCCCGTCACGCTGGTATCCGCCTTTCCCCCCGGCGGCAGCACGGACGTGATCGGTCGCATGCTGTCGCCCAAGCTGGGCGAGATCTTCAAGCAGACCTTCATCGTCGAAAACCGGGCCGGCGCGTCCGGCAACATCGCCAGCGAATATGTCGTGCGATCCGCGCCCACCGGCGAGGTCATCCTGATCGGCAACAACACCATGACCGTCAACGCGGCACTGGGCGTCAAGCAGAACTTCGACTTGCTGAAGGACCTGACCCCCATCGCCGCGATCGCCGAAACGCCCGTGGCCCTGGCGGTCAATAGCAAACTGCCGGTCCATAGCGTGCAGGAGCTGATCGCCTACGGCAAGGCGCATCCCGGCACACTCAGCTTTTCATCCTGCGGCACCGGCACCGCGCAGCATTTCGCGGGTGTCGAATTCGCGCATCGCGCCGGCATCGACATGGTCCACGTCCCCTACAAGGGCTGCGCGCCGGCGCTTACCGACGGCCTGGGCGGACAGGTGCCCGTGATGTTCAACGCCATCTCGAACATCGATCCGCAGCTCAAGAGCGGCAAGATCCGCCTGCTTGCCGTGGCGACGCGCAATCGCGTTCCCTTCCATCCCGACGTACCGGCCATCGCCGAAATGCCGGGTTTCCAGGATTACGACTTCGCCGTGTGGCTGGGCTTCTTCGTCACCGCCAAGACGCCTCAACCCATCGTCGACAAGCTGCGCACCGAGATCCTGGCGCTGGCGCGCGGCAAGGAAACCCGCGATGCCCTGGCCCAGCGCCTGTTCGTGCCCATGGATATGGACGGCCCGCAATTGAAGCAGCAGATCGCCCAGGAGCTGGTGAAATGGAAGAAGCTCGCGGACGAATACCACATCACCATCGATTGA
- a CDS encoding cupin domain-containing protein encodes MSEYHRDFARVNGSFIDCGGQPPASRNTQWAPIVVTKEEIDAEVQRLASLPMPPSGRRESLIVHPSARDFAPGMAPGIQVRLSVLKPGERTEPFRHNATEVNFCIGGQGVTEVGGQRIAFRQYDVWNHPSYTHYSHYNDGKDLQVRLTYSNVPLLQFMDIYVADAAAPQPAGTTATPARAAEDDPRRRNPYGMFPITDDGGLLMPYETLINPTAVESRPLHFAWDKVKPQLDKLEALGKEYIGRRLYMYYNPATGRFNGITPNFFATMTIRPPKIIDRPHRHVSAAINYYFSGSGYSSVAGNRYEWKAGDLMLSAPGWAVHNHASYDDYVYELTVQDQPLNIYMESLLWQEDLHHPAVVLGKQEGFMTNRKAA; translated from the coding sequence ATGAGCGAATACCATCGCGACTTTGCCCGCGTCAACGGCAGCTTCATCGACTGTGGCGGGCAACCCCCGGCCTCGCGCAATACGCAATGGGCGCCCATCGTCGTGACCAAAGAGGAAATCGACGCCGAGGTCCAGCGCCTGGCGTCCTTGCCGATGCCGCCGTCGGGCCGTCGCGAATCCCTGATCGTGCATCCCTCGGCGCGGGATTTCGCGCCCGGCATGGCGCCCGGAATCCAGGTGCGGCTGTCGGTGCTCAAGCCGGGCGAACGCACCGAACCGTTCCGGCACAACGCCACCGAAGTCAACTTCTGCATCGGAGGCCAGGGCGTGACCGAGGTGGGCGGCCAGCGCATCGCCTTCAGGCAGTACGACGTGTGGAACCACCCCAGCTACACGCACTACAGCCATTACAACGATGGCAAGGACCTGCAAGTGCGGCTGACGTACTCCAACGTGCCCCTGCTGCAGTTCATGGATATCTACGTCGCCGATGCGGCGGCGCCCCAGCCCGCCGGCACAACGGCAACGCCGGCCAGGGCGGCCGAGGACGACCCGCGCCGCCGCAACCCCTACGGCATGTTCCCCATCACGGACGACGGCGGCCTGCTGATGCCCTATGAAACGCTGATCAACCCTACCGCCGTGGAGTCGCGCCCCCTGCACTTTGCCTGGGACAAGGTGAAGCCGCAGCTGGACAAGCTGGAAGCACTGGGCAAGGAATACATCGGACGCCGCCTGTACATGTACTACAACCCGGCGACCGGACGCTTCAACGGCATCACACCGAATTTCTTCGCCACCATGACGATCCGTCCGCCCAAGATCATCGATCGTCCGCATCGTCACGTGTCGGCCGCCATCAATTACTACTTCTCGGGCAGCGGCTACAGCAGCGTGGCCGGCAACCGCTATGAATGGAAGGCCGGCGACCTGATGCTGTCGGCGCCCGGCTGGGCGGTGCACAACCATGCTTCGTACGATGACTACGTGTACGAACTGACGGTGCAGGACCAGCCGCTGAATATCTATATGGAATCCCTGCTGTGGCAGGAAGACCTGCACCACCCCGCCGTGGTACTGGGCAAGCAGGAAGGATTCATGACCAACCGCAAGGCGGCCTGA